Proteins encoded in a region of the uncultured Sunxiuqinia sp. genome:
- the cysN gene encoding sulfate adenylyltransferase subunit CysN, with translation MDIKAFLDQDEKKDLLRLLTAGSVDDGKSTLIGRLLFDSKRLYEDQLAALQRDSKRVGHAGEDIDYALLLDGLKAEREQGITIDVAYRYFSTNRRKFIIADTPGHEQYTRNMVTGASTANLAIILIDATKGVITQTRRHTFLVSLLGIKHVVLAVNKMDLVDFDQKIFDNICSDYKDFVTQLDIPDINYIPISALKGDNVVDKTDKMKWYKGKSMLDFLESVHISSDRNFDDLRYPVQYVLRPDRDFRGFSTRISSGVIRKGEEVMVLPSRKKSKVKSIITYDGELEEAFPPQAVTVTLEDEIDISRGDMLVHPDNLPRIERHFETMLVWMDETPMDPTTQFFIKHANNNTKARIDQVKYKVDVNSLQKSEIDHLKLNEIGRAVLTTNKPLFFDPYKQNKNTGAFVLIHPVTNNTVAVGMIIDKLSPDDLPSKISDKHRDQIRQGEGLIAQKEYQKRYNQKGATLWVTGLHGSGKNEFAFSLEKQLFDMGATVVLLDGCSVRSGLSKELDYSPTDRAEHLRRVAEVCRLLNDQGIITICSFISPDESIRTQVAEIIGENQFHLFHMDASLEFCKKNKPDLYEDETIQYVPGVDIPFEAPENASLNLDPTQNGNNPEKVIEYIREKKIFPLQ, from the coding sequence ATGGATATAAAGGCATTTCTTGATCAGGACGAAAAAAAGGATTTACTTCGCTTGCTAACAGCCGGATCAGTAGATGATGGAAAATCGACTTTAATCGGACGACTTCTTTTTGACAGCAAACGACTTTACGAAGACCAATTGGCAGCTTTACAGCGAGACAGCAAACGAGTGGGACATGCCGGTGAGGATATTGACTACGCCTTGCTGCTTGATGGGCTAAAAGCCGAGCGCGAGCAAGGAATTACCATCGACGTCGCATATCGCTACTTTTCAACCAACAGACGAAAATTTATTATTGCCGACACCCCAGGCCACGAGCAGTATACGCGTAACATGGTAACCGGAGCATCAACAGCAAACCTGGCAATCATCTTAATCGATGCAACAAAGGGAGTAATTACTCAAACACGTCGCCATACGTTTTTAGTTTCATTACTGGGAATTAAGCACGTCGTATTGGCTGTCAACAAAATGGACCTGGTTGATTTTGATCAGAAGATATTTGACAATATTTGCTCAGACTATAAAGATTTTGTGACACAGTTGGACATTCCGGATATTAACTACATTCCTATTTCTGCTTTAAAAGGAGATAATGTTGTCGACAAAACCGACAAAATGAAATGGTACAAAGGAAAGTCAATGCTCGACTTTTTAGAATCGGTACACATCAGTTCCGATCGTAATTTTGACGATCTGCGTTACCCTGTACAATATGTGCTGCGCCCCGATCGGGATTTCCGTGGATTTTCGACGAGAATTTCATCGGGTGTAATTCGCAAAGGTGAAGAAGTCATGGTGCTTCCTTCACGTAAAAAGTCAAAGGTAAAAAGCATTATTACTTATGATGGAGAGTTGGAGGAAGCATTTCCACCACAAGCTGTTACGGTTACACTCGAAGATGAAATTGACATTTCTCGTGGAGATATGTTGGTGCATCCTGATAATTTACCTCGAATTGAGCGCCACTTTGAAACGATGCTGGTTTGGATGGATGAAACGCCAATGGATCCGACCACCCAGTTTTTCATTAAACATGCCAACAACAATACAAAAGCGCGTATCGATCAAGTCAAATACAAAGTTGATGTCAACAGCCTTCAAAAATCAGAAATTGACCACTTGAAGCTGAATGAGATCGGACGGGCTGTTTTAACAACCAACAAACCACTATTTTTCGACCCCTATAAACAGAATAAAAATACCGGAGCATTTGTTTTAATTCACCCGGTAACCAATAATACGGTTGCGGTTGGAATGATCATCGACAAATTAAGCCCGGATGATTTGCCCTCGAAAATTAGTGACAAACACCGCGATCAAATCCGACAAGGAGAAGGATTAATTGCACAAAAAGAATATCAAAAACGATACAACCAAAAAGGAGCTACTCTTTGGGTAACCGGCCTGCATGGATCGGGCAAAAATGAATTTGCATTCAGCCTTGAAAAGCAACTATTTGACATGGGTGCAACGGTTGTATTGCTTGATGGATGTTCGGTTCGCTCCGGCCTGTCTAAAGAGCTGGATTATTCGCCAACCGACCGGGCTGAGCATCTGCGCCGGGTAGCAGAAGTTTGTCGGTTATTAAACGACCAAGGCATTATCACGATATGCTCGTTTATTTCTCCCGACGAATCGATACGAACACAAGTAGCTGAAATAATAGGTGAAAATCAATTCCACCTATTTCATATGGATGCGTCGCTTGAATTTTGTAAAAAGAATAAGCCTGATTTGTATGAAGATGAAACAATCCAGTATGTTCCAGGAGTCGATATTCCCTTTGAAGCCCCGGAGAATGCATCACTAAACCTTGATCCTACTCAAAATGGGAATAACCCTGAAAAAGTGATCGAATACATACGGGAAAAGAA
- the cysD gene encoding sulfate adenylyltransferase subunit CysD, producing MNKYNLTHLRELEAEAIHIIREVAAEFENPVMLYSIGKDSSVMVRLAEKAFYPGKVPFPLMHIDSKWKFKEMIEFRDNYAKENGWDLIVHHNKEGFESGVGPFTHGSKVHTDVMKTQALLEGLSKYKFDAAFGGARRDEEKSRAKERIFSFRDKFHQWDPKNQRPELWNIYNAKVHKGESIRVFPISNWTELDVWQYIRLENIPIVPLYYSKKRPIVEVDGNLIMADDERMPKELADKAEMKEVRFRTLGCYPLTGAVESEADNIEKIVEEMMTVTVSERTTRVIDFDQEGSMEQKKREGYF from the coding sequence ATGAATAAATATAATCTGACCCATTTACGTGAATTAGAAGCCGAAGCTATTCACATTATCCGGGAGGTTGCAGCCGAATTTGAAAATCCCGTTATGCTATATTCGATCGGGAAAGACTCATCCGTTATGGTTCGCTTGGCTGAAAAAGCCTTTTACCCCGGTAAAGTTCCATTTCCATTGATGCACATTGATTCGAAATGGAAATTCAAAGAGATGATTGAGTTCCGCGATAATTATGCCAAAGAAAATGGTTGGGACTTAATCGTGCATCACAACAAAGAAGGATTTGAAAGTGGTGTCGGACCATTTACCCACGGTAGTAAGGTGCACACCGATGTGATGAAAACACAGGCTTTGCTCGAAGGTTTGTCCAAATACAAATTCGATGCAGCTTTTGGAGGAGCTCGTCGTGATGAAGAAAAATCAAGAGCCAAAGAGCGTATTTTCTCTTTTCGTGATAAATTTCACCAGTGGGATCCTAAAAATCAGCGCCCGGAGCTTTGGAACATCTACAATGCCAAAGTACACAAAGGTGAGTCAATCCGGGTTTTCCCAATCTCAAACTGGACCGAATTGGACGTGTGGCAATACATCCGACTGGAAAACATTCCAATCGTTCCGCTTTATTATTCAAAAAAACGTCCAATTGTAGAAGTTGACGGCAACCTGATTATGGCTGATGATGAGCGCATGCCCAAAGAACTGGCAGACAAAGCTGAAATGAAAGAAGTACGTTTCCGTACGCTGGGTTGTTATCCACTTACCGGTGCCGTTGAATCGGAAGCAGATAATATTGAAAAAATTGTGGAAGAGATGATGACTGTTACTGTTTCGGAACGAACAACCCGGGTTATTGATTTTGACCAAGAAGGAAGTATGGAACAGAAAAAACGCGAAGGCTATTTCTAA
- a CDS encoding SLC13 family permease: MTFEGYFVIAVIVVMIIALINDWMRPGLLLFSALVVLMSAGVITTQESLAGFSNKGMLTVAVLFLVSEGVRQTGALNIVARAFLPKRRGKMPITLTKILIPVSFISAFLNNTPVVIIFAPMIKNWAEKMNLSPQKFLIPLSYATILGGICTLIGTSTNLVVHGLMLENGFGGLFMFELGKVGIWIALTGFIYLAFIGHRLLPGKKDNNKKDSLDYKEYFLDATLPPNSSLAGEEINKGRTHQLKNIIIHSIERNHEIIDARKGKYILHQDDKLVIAVKSEILENLIPQRKLEFKALKGFGKFYKSTDIKQIEAVIAPRFPGINQTVDQFDFLNHYQAEVLAVYRNGETISTNVGDFRMKAGDSLVLLTNENFIKNWGESTGFYLTSFIGEIPPPRYKGQRLLALLLVLLMIIGATVGRYLPEVGGNKLDMFYFAAIVAVLMAWINILPNRKYTKAISWDVLITIACAFGLSKALQNSGAADSIATTAINFSKSFGPVGVLITIYLITTVFTEIITNNAAAALVFPIAFSAATQMGVDPKPFFIAICIAASASFSSPIGYQTNLLVQGLGNYKFGDYTKVGLPLNLIAFIISVILIPMIWPF, from the coding sequence ATGACTTTTGAAGGCTATTTTGTTATTGCAGTTATTGTGGTCATGATAATTGCACTGATTAACGATTGGATGCGACCAGGACTGCTGCTCTTTTCTGCACTTGTCGTGTTAATGTCGGCAGGAGTTATCACCACTCAGGAGAGCCTTGCGGGCTTTTCAAACAAAGGGATGCTCACCGTAGCTGTCCTGTTTTTGGTTAGTGAGGGAGTTCGACAAACCGGGGCATTGAACATTGTTGCCCGTGCATTTCTACCAAAAAGAAGAGGTAAAATGCCCATCACCTTAACTAAAATTTTGATTCCTGTTTCGTTCATTTCAGCTTTTTTAAACAACACACCCGTAGTCATTATTTTTGCTCCGATGATAAAAAACTGGGCAGAAAAGATGAACCTTTCTCCTCAAAAGTTTCTGATACCTCTGTCTTATGCGACTATTCTGGGGGGCATTTGTACCTTAATCGGAACATCTACAAATCTGGTTGTGCATGGCCTAATGCTTGAAAATGGGTTTGGTGGATTGTTTATGTTTGAACTGGGTAAAGTGGGCATCTGGATCGCCCTGACCGGTTTTATTTATTTGGCATTCATTGGACATCGACTGCTCCCAGGCAAGAAGGACAATAACAAAAAAGATAGCCTGGATTATAAAGAGTATTTTTTAGATGCTACTCTCCCGCCCAACAGCTCACTCGCTGGCGAAGAGATAAATAAAGGACGTACGCATCAATTAAAAAATATCATTATCCATTCGATTGAAAGAAATCATGAAATTATTGACGCCCGCAAAGGAAAATATATCCTTCATCAGGATGATAAGCTTGTTATTGCTGTAAAATCTGAAATACTTGAAAACCTTATTCCACAGCGCAAACTGGAATTTAAAGCTCTTAAAGGATTTGGTAAATTCTATAAAAGCACCGACATCAAACAAATTGAAGCCGTTATTGCTCCTCGCTTTCCCGGGATTAATCAAACAGTTGACCAATTCGACTTTTTAAACCATTACCAGGCCGAAGTATTAGCAGTTTATAGAAATGGAGAAACCATATCAACAAACGTTGGGGATTTTCGGATGAAAGCAGGTGACAGTCTGGTACTTCTAACTAACGAGAACTTCATAAAAAACTGGGGCGAATCTACCGGATTTTACCTGACCTCTTTTATTGGGGAAATCCCACCACCACGATACAAGGGACAACGACTACTCGCATTGTTACTCGTTTTACTAATGATTATTGGTGCGACGGTTGGTCGCTATTTACCCGAAGTTGGAGGGAATAAATTGGACATGTTTTACTTTGCAGCCATTGTTGCAGTTTTGATGGCCTGGATTAACATTCTTCCCAACCGAAAATATACCAAAGCGATTTCGTGGGACGTGTTAATAACCATTGCCTGTGCTTTTGGATTAAGTAAAGCCTTACAAAATTCGGGGGCAGCCGACAGCATTGCAACAACCGCTATCAATTTTTCAAAATCATTTGGCCCAGTTGGTGTGCTGATCACAATCTATTTGATTACAACAGTTTTCACCGAGATTATAACAAATAACGCTGCCGCAGCTCTGGTTTTTCCGATTGCCTTTTCAGCAGCAACTCAAATGGGAGTAGATCCAAAGCCATTCTTTATTGCGATCTGCATTGCAGCATCAGCAAGCTTCTCATCTCCAATAGGTTACCAAACAAACCTATTAGTACAAGGACTTGGAAACTATAAATTTGGCGACTACACCAAAGTAGGATTACCCTTGAATCTGATCGCGTTCATTATATCGGTCATCCTCATTCCAATGATTTGGCCATTCTAA
- a CDS encoding phage integrase SAM-like domain and Arm DNA-binding domain-containing protein encodes MSDNFKIFFYPRKNYINKNGEVSIRVFLTLNGERAPFTSEITTPMELWDDEENRAFGDSKQALAINERLDDLKAELKFHYKELRRHDVLVTAEQIRDAYLGTTVKNNKLLETFKEYNNSLNKREGKDLSSATIAKYKRTYKRLTEYIKEKHKRNDISFRQINYSFIKGFDDYLTTNWNCDTNTKVKYLQHVKTIVPIARNNNWISSDPFSNFKIKRKR; translated from the coding sequence ATGAGTGACAATTTTAAGATTTTTTTCTATCCCAGGAAAAACTATATAAATAAGAATGGAGAGGTAAGTATCAGGGTATTTCTTACTTTGAACGGGGAACGAGCCCCATTTACATCAGAAATCACCACCCCAATGGAACTTTGGGATGACGAAGAAAACCGTGCATTTGGTGATTCCAAACAAGCGCTTGCTATAAATGAGAGGTTGGACGATTTGAAGGCTGAACTAAAATTTCATTATAAGGAACTTAGGCGACATGATGTTTTGGTTACTGCCGAACAAATAAGAGACGCTTATTTAGGGACAACGGTAAAGAACAATAAGTTGTTGGAGACTTTTAAAGAGTACAATAATAGCTTGAATAAACGCGAGGGAAAAGACTTATCATCCGCTACTATTGCAAAATATAAGCGAACATACAAGCGTCTGACGGAGTATATTAAGGAAAAACATAAGAGGAATGACATATCATTCCGTCAGATCAATTATAGCTTTATAAAAGGATTTGATGATTATTTGACTACCAACTGGAATTGCGATACAAACACCAAAGTGAAGTACCTCCAGCACGTAAAAACAATTGTACCCATTGCACGCAATAATAATTGGATTTCATCCGATCCATTCTCAAATTTTAAGATTAAAAGAAAAAGATGA
- a CDS encoding TolC family protein produces the protein MSENVLRTSATKKCLIVTFKNQKQMKYFIISIIALAIPCMAGAQTYSLQQCKDLAMEHNVQMKNKKLDVDAAKEVKKAAFTKYFPQVSASAYTYKFTDPLIDVELPGGNLPVYDGNPANLQTATEFAYFPGMAMSMLESGVIATATATQSLYAGGRIATGNKLANIGVEVNQLQLAAMQKEVLLSTEKQYWQIISLTQKKKTLQDYIRLLDTLHKDVSNAFEAGMVNLNDLLKVELKQNELQINLSKLTNGTELAKSAFCQYIGLQYNDSIGFTDTVIVEGTPELYATNHLEALHNRDEYKMLEKSSEAEHYKTKLQRGEYLPQAAIGVGALYLDIMDEMGDGGDYGVAFGTISIPISGWWEAKHKMKERRIKEEQNKNKVNDTNEKLLLQMQQGQNLLSEAYKQVQLAKKSVSQAEENLRVNQNNYDAGMVNVSDVLDAQAQLQQSHNAYTDALTQYRIAKVNYLQVTGR, from the coding sequence ATGTCAGAGAACGTTTTAAGAACAAGCGCAACAAAAAAGTGCCTAATAGTAACCTTTAAAAATCAGAAACAAATGAAATATTTTATCATATCCATTATCGCACTTGCCATCCCTTGTATGGCAGGTGCCCAAACCTACTCTTTGCAACAGTGCAAAGATTTGGCAATGGAGCACAACGTTCAAATGAAAAACAAGAAGTTGGATGTTGATGCCGCCAAAGAAGTTAAAAAAGCTGCTTTTACCAAATACTTTCCCCAGGTATCGGCCTCCGCCTATACCTACAAATTCACCGATCCCTTAATTGATGTAGAATTACCGGGAGGTAACCTTCCTGTATATGATGGTAACCCTGCAAATTTGCAAACGGCTACCGAGTTTGCCTACTTTCCGGGAATGGCAATGTCTATGCTGGAATCAGGAGTGATTGCTACAGCCACGGCTACGCAATCACTCTATGCCGGTGGACGTATTGCTACAGGCAATAAACTCGCCAACATCGGTGTCGAAGTCAATCAGCTTCAACTCGCTGCAATGCAAAAAGAAGTCTTACTATCCACCGAAAAGCAATACTGGCAAATTATTTCCTTGACCCAAAAGAAAAAAACGCTCCAAGACTACATCCGGCTATTAGATACCCTGCACAAAGATGTCTCCAATGCCTTTGAAGCAGGGATGGTTAATCTCAACGATTTATTAAAGGTTGAGCTTAAGCAAAACGAACTGCAAATAAACCTCAGCAAGCTCACCAATGGTACAGAACTGGCCAAGTCAGCATTCTGTCAATATATCGGGCTCCAATACAACGACAGCATCGGCTTTACCGACACAGTTATTGTAGAAGGCACTCCCGAACTCTATGCTACCAACCATCTGGAAGCATTACACAACCGCGATGAATATAAGATGCTCGAAAAAAGTTCTGAAGCCGAACACTATAAAACCAAACTACAACGCGGAGAATATCTGCCCCAGGCAGCAATTGGTGTAGGGGCATTATATCTTGATATTATGGATGAAATGGGTGACGGTGGTGATTACGGAGTCGCATTCGGCACTATCAGCATTCCCATCTCCGGTTGGTGGGAAGCAAAGCATAAAATGAAAGAGCGTCGCATTAAAGAGGAACAAAATAAAAATAAGGTCAACGATACCAATGAAAAACTGCTCCTACAAATGCAGCAAGGCCAAAACTTGCTCAGCGAAGCCTATAAACAGGTTCAATTGGCTAAAAAATCGGTAAGCCAGGCCGAAGAAAACCTACGGGTCAATCAGAATAATTATGATGCCGGTATGGTCAATGTCTCCGATGTCCTTGATGCCCAAGCCCAACTTCAGCAGTCGCACAATGCCTATACCGATGCTTTAACACAGTATCGCATTGCCAAAGTAAATTATTTGCAGGTTACCGGGAGGTAA
- a CDS encoding efflux RND transporter permease subunit produces MKKKTGIIESVMRHSSLMFFFVAVLVAVGAYALWNMPKQEFPEFTIRQGVVVGVFPGATSAQVEEQLAKPLEKFLFTYKEINREKTYSMSRDGMVYVMVELQDNVNNKDEVWSKIKHGLAQFKMQLPSGVLALIAQDDFGDTSALLIALESNTQSYRELDSYADQLEDQLRQLKSASNLRRYGTQKEQISVYLDRDKLAVYGINYKLLATSLFAQSLTTSSGMIETGDVNMPLHIAPIYDTENEVAQQIIYSDPKGNIVRLKDVATIKTEYPKAKSYALNNGKKAIILSMEMREGYNIVQYGKDVDKILKKFENHIPKDVTVQRIADQPKVVSTSVNSFLRDLVVAIIIIILVMMILFPFKSAVIASTTIPITVFTTLAFMYLLHIPLNTVTLAALIVILGMVVDNSVVVIDGYLEYLNKGYSRWHAAALSAKTYSGAIFLATISICAIFLPVLSIFTGIWYDFVRDFPLTFGISLMVSFILAMVYIPILEFLFIKKIPNTQKKKFNINTFVQNGYNKALEWTFRFPVITLATTLILIVIATVVFFNLDKRMFPYADRDQFAVEIYLPQGTPINHTTQVTDSLYTILSKDKRVKSITSFEGMASPRFQATYAPNLGGENYAQFIVNTSSNEATIAILNEYAPRYQNYFPNAFIRFKQLDYQLAQIPIEIRLSGDNIGQLKCYADSIISSLHHIDGLVWLHTNFENPLPTMEVNLHTTEATRLGVMRSLAELELTGYYTGIPVGTVWDKDYPLSIVMKTDKPANHDNPANIQDKYISTLIPGVSVPLRQIADINPVWNDGQIIRRNGVPTITVMADVQRGYSENKVFKKVRKVMDNEIAPTLPNDIQYKYGGMYEGDNEVVPSIVEVLIIAIFIIFFFLLLKFKKIGVALAALISLALIIPGTSFGLWFSDVRLSLTCILGVISLFGITIRNTILLFEHAENLRVNQKMPARQAAYDAGVRRMVPIFLTSATTAIGIIPMITGNSSLWSPMGIVIFWGTIFSMILLVLVLPVMYWKIFDGVKIVDVRERFKNKRNKKVPNSNL; encoded by the coding sequence ATGAAAAAGAAAACAGGAATCATCGAATCCGTCATGCGCCACAGTTCTTTGATGTTCTTTTTTGTGGCGGTATTGGTTGCCGTAGGGGCTTATGCCTTATGGAATATGCCCAAGCAAGAATTCCCTGAGTTCACCATTCGGCAAGGTGTTGTTGTAGGAGTGTTCCCGGGGGCAACTTCAGCACAGGTTGAAGAACAACTAGCCAAGCCTTTGGAAAAATTCTTGTTCACCTATAAAGAGATTAATCGGGAGAAAACCTACTCGATGTCTCGCGATGGAATGGTCTATGTGATGGTCGAACTGCAAGACAATGTTAACAATAAAGACGAAGTCTGGTCAAAAATAAAACACGGTTTGGCGCAGTTCAAAATGCAGCTTCCTTCAGGAGTTCTCGCACTAATTGCTCAAGACGACTTTGGTGACACTTCTGCACTTTTAATTGCTTTAGAGTCAAACACCCAATCTTATCGCGAACTCGACAGCTATGCAGACCAATTAGAAGACCAGTTGAGGCAACTTAAATCGGCATCGAACCTGCGTCGTTATGGCACCCAGAAAGAGCAAATAAGTGTCTATCTCGATAGGGATAAATTGGCGGTTTACGGTATCAACTACAAACTATTAGCAACATCTCTGTTTGCACAAAGTCTTACGACCTCCTCAGGTATGATTGAAACGGGCGATGTTAATATGCCCTTGCATATTGCACCAATATACGACACCGAAAATGAGGTGGCTCAGCAAATCATCTATTCCGACCCCAAAGGGAATATAGTCCGCTTAAAAGATGTAGCCACCATCAAAACAGAATATCCCAAAGCAAAAAGCTACGCCCTAAATAATGGCAAAAAAGCAATTATTCTTTCGATGGAAATGCGCGAAGGGTATAATATTGTCCAATACGGAAAAGATGTCGATAAGATTCTAAAAAAATTTGAGAACCATATCCCTAAAGACGTAACAGTACAACGTATTGCCGACCAGCCTAAAGTGGTAAGCACATCCGTCAATTCATTTTTGCGCGATTTAGTCGTTGCCATCATCATTATCATCCTTGTTATGATGATTCTTTTCCCGTTCAAATCAGCTGTTATTGCCTCTACAACCATCCCAATTACCGTTTTTACGACATTGGCGTTCATGTATCTGCTACACATTCCGCTTAACACGGTAACGCTGGCTGCTCTCATTGTTATTCTGGGGATGGTCGTTGACAACTCCGTGGTCGTCATCGACGGCTATCTCGAATACCTCAACAAAGGATACTCGCGCTGGCATGCTGCTGCCTTAAGTGCAAAAACCTATAGTGGGGCAATATTTCTGGCAACAATCTCAATATGTGCGATATTCCTCCCTGTATTAAGTATCTTTACAGGAATCTGGTACGACTTCGTGCGTGATTTCCCACTCACTTTCGGAATATCCTTGATGGTCTCATTCATTTTGGCAATGGTTTACATTCCTATTTTAGAGTTCCTTTTCATCAAAAAAATTCCCAATACTCAAAAGAAAAAGTTCAACATCAATACATTTGTTCAGAATGGCTACAACAAAGCACTTGAGTGGACTTTCCGTTTCCCGGTAATCACATTGGCAACAACCTTAATCTTGATAGTCATAGCAACAGTTGTCTTTTTTAACCTTGACAAAAGAATGTTCCCTTATGCCGACAGAGACCAGTTTGCCGTCGAGATATACCTGCCACAGGGTACACCTATAAACCACACCACACAGGTGACTGATAGCCTATACACCATCTTATCCAAAGACAAGCGTGTCAAATCCATTACTTCATTTGAAGGCATGGCATCTCCTCGATTTCAGGCAACTTATGCCCCCAATCTAGGCGGTGAAAACTACGCGCAGTTTATTGTCAACACAAGTTCCAACGAGGCAACCATAGCTATCCTTAATGAGTATGCACCACGCTATCAAAACTATTTCCCTAATGCTTTTATACGCTTCAAGCAACTCGATTATCAGCTGGCTCAAATTCCAATTGAGATTCGTTTGTCTGGAGACAATATTGGGCAGCTAAAGTGTTATGCCGACAGTATTATTTCCAGTCTTCATCATATCGACGGGCTGGTTTGGCTCCATACTAATTTCGAAAATCCGCTTCCTACAATGGAAGTCAACCTCCATACAACCGAAGCCACTCGTCTCGGTGTTATGAGAAGTCTGGCGGAGCTCGAACTCACAGGCTACTACACCGGTATTCCTGTTGGAACCGTATGGGATAAAGACTACCCGCTATCCATCGTGATGAAAACAGACAAGCCTGCAAATCACGACAACCCCGCAAATATTCAGGATAAATACATTTCAACACTTATTCCTGGGGTATCTGTACCATTGCGACAAATAGCTGATATAAATCCCGTTTGGAACGACGGGCAAATTATTCGACGAAACGGTGTCCCAACCATTACCGTAATGGCTGATGTACAACGTGGCTATAGCGAAAATAAAGTTTTCAAAAAAGTCAGAAAAGTGATGGATAATGAAATAGCACCCACTTTACCCAACGATATTCAATACAAATATGGCGGAATGTATGAAGGCGACAATGAGGTCGTTCCTTCAATTGTTGAAGTGCTCATCATAGCCATATTCATTATTTTCTTCTTTTTATTACTCAAATTTAAAAAGATTGGCGTAGCACTCGCGGCTCTTATATCGCTGGCTTTAATCATTCCCGGCACTTCATTCGGCCTTTGGTTTAGTGATGTTCGTTTAAGTTTGACCTGCATTTTGGGCGTAATTAGTCTTTTCGGTATTACCATCCGCAACACCATCTTATTGTTTGAACATGCAGAAAACTTACGTGTAAATCAAAAGATGCCTGCTCGTCAGGCTGCTTACGATGCCGGTGTTCGCCGGATGGTACCCATTTTCTTAACCTCGGCAACCACGGCTATTGGGATCATCCCGATGATTACCGGAAATTCGTCCCTCTGGTCGCCTATGGGTATCGTTATCTTCTGGGGAACCATCTTTTCAATGATACTACTAGTGCTGGTGCTTCCTGTGATGTATTGGAAAATATTCGATGGGGTTAAAATCGTAGATGTCAGAGAACGTTTTAAGAACAAGCGCAACAAAAAAGTGCCTAATAGTAACCTTTAA
- a CDS encoding efflux RND transporter periplasmic adaptor subunit, translating to MKKLSFIQLFGFALLLGACSTHESKQPSSQANSVMVKTYKVNHNKNTTDKEYIGVVEEGASASISFPVNGTIEKINVVEGQRVKKGELLSELNAYNLKSAHDASFAMLKQAEDAMKRLQSLYDKNSLPEIKYIEMKTNLEKARSAEAIARRNLENSCLYAPFTGIVGNRMVNVGENVLPNQTVLTLLQIEDIKIKIAVPEKEINAIHIDQTATARVSATNDQYFSGKVCKKGVVADLISHTYPIRILINNEDNTLLPGMVCNVSINDDSESQSIVIPNQCILTDGNGNSFVWKIVDNHSQKQLIKIGIQKGDGVEVLSGLAYGDQIISEGYQKMSGGLKVEVL from the coding sequence ATGAAAAAACTATCTTTTATTCAGCTTTTCGGATTTGCTCTCCTCCTTGGAGCTTGTTCCACTCACGAAAGCAAGCAACCCTCCAGCCAAGCTAACAGTGTGATGGTAAAAACCTACAAGGTAAATCACAATAAAAACACCACCGACAAAGAATATATCGGAGTAGTAGAAGAAGGAGCTTCTGCCTCTATCAGCTTCCCCGTAAACGGAACAATAGAAAAAATAAATGTGGTAGAAGGACAGCGAGTAAAAAAAGGCGAACTCCTGTCTGAGCTAAACGCTTATAACCTAAAAAGTGCACACGATGCTTCATTTGCAATGCTTAAGCAGGCCGAAGATGCTATGAAACGCTTGCAGTCGCTTTACGACAAAAACAGCTTGCCCGAGATCAAATACATCGAAATGAAAACCAACCTGGAAAAGGCAAGATCTGCTGAGGCCATTGCTCGCAGAAATTTAGAAAACAGCTGCCTCTATGCCCCCTTCACTGGTATTGTAGGAAATCGAATGGTGAATGTTGGCGAAAATGTACTGCCCAACCAAACCGTATTAACCTTGTTGCAAATTGAGGATATAAAAATCAAAATAGCCGTCCCCGAAAAAGAGATAAATGCCATCCATATCGACCAAACAGCTACAGCTCGTGTATCAGCAACTAACGATCAGTATTTTTCAGGTAAAGTATGCAAAAAGGGAGTAGTTGCCGATCTTATTTCACACACTTATCCCATCCGCATTTTAATCAACAATGAGGACAATACGCTACTTCCGGGTATGGTTTGTAATGTCTCAATTAATGACGATTCAGAGAGTCAATCCATTGTCATTCCAAACCAATGTATCCTAACAGATGGCAATGGAAATAGCTTTGTTTGGAAAATAGTTGACAACCACAGTCAGAAACAACTTATTAAAATTGGGATACAAAAAGGCGACGGTGTTGAGGTATTAAGCGGATTGGCTTATGGCGACCAAATCATCTCTGAGGGCTATCAAAAAATGTCTGGCGGATTAAAAGTAGAAGTACTATGA